One stretch of bacterium DNA includes these proteins:
- a CDS encoding SIS domain-containing protein, translating to MPERQPAADAPGQLMRREVFEQPDVVARLYDAEGGTIAALGRRLRRTPPPLIVLAARGTSDNAALYGRYLIETTWGVPVSLAAPSVLTIYGARLRLRGAVVVGLSQSGASPDIVEFIETARRYGARTVAVTNQERSPLARAAHDALLLRTGPERSVAATKTYTAQLTALSLLVAEAAGSRRLVDAHQALPALMARALATDDRIREVARRWRRADECLVTSRGYNYATAREAALKLKETCYLVAEPISAADLLHGPIAVVQRGFRVLLAAPPGRVLPHLSALASKLRRRHAHTVVLSSDRPLLRKAVVPVEMPTVPDERLSPHVYVLPLQLLAYHLSLARGHDPDHPRGLRKITRAR from the coding sequence ATGCCTGAGCGCCAGCCAGCCGCGGACGCGCCGGGGCAACTGATGCGCCGCGAGGTCTTCGAACAGCCCGACGTCGTGGCGCGCCTCTACGATGCCGAGGGCGGGACGATCGCGGCACTGGGCCGTCGGCTGCGTCGCACGCCGCCGCCGTTGATCGTGCTCGCGGCGCGAGGCACGTCCGACAACGCCGCGCTCTACGGCCGGTATTTGATCGAAACGACGTGGGGCGTCCCCGTCTCGCTGGCGGCGCCGTCGGTCCTGACCATCTACGGCGCACGACTCCGGTTGCGCGGGGCGGTGGTCGTCGGGCTCTCCCAGTCCGGCGCCTCGCCGGACATCGTCGAGTTCATCGAGACCGCGCGACGATACGGCGCCCGCACGGTCGCCGTCACGAACCAGGAGCGGTCCCCACTCGCGCGCGCGGCCCACGACGCGTTGCTCCTCCGCACGGGCCCCGAGCGCAGCGTCGCGGCGACGAAGACGTATACTGCGCAGCTGACGGCGCTCAGCCTGCTCGTGGCAGAGGCGGCGGGCAGCCGGCGCCTCGTCGATGCCCATCAGGCGCTCCCCGCCCTCATGGCGCGCGCGCTCGCCACCGACGACCGGATTCGCGAGGTGGCCCGGCGCTGGCGGCGGGCCGACGAGTGCTTGGTGACGTCCCGCGGGTACAACTACGCCACCGCGCGAGAGGCCGCCCTCAAGCTCAAGGAGACCTGCTACCTGGTGGCGGAGCCGATCTCGGCCGCGGATCTTCTCCACGGGCCGATCGCCGTCGTCCAGCGCGGCTTCCGTGTGCTGCTCGCGGCGCCGCCGGGCCGCGTGCTTCCCCATCTCTCGGCACTCGCCTCGAAACTGCGACGGCGCCACGCCCACACGGTCGTGCTCTCGTCAGATCGCCCACTGCTCCGCAAGGCCGTCGTGCCGGTAGAGATGCCGACGGTGCCGGACGAACGCCTCAGCCCGCACGTGTACGTCCTCCCGCTCCAACTGCTTGCGTACCACCTGTCCCTCGCGCGCGGGCACGATCCGGACCATCCGCGCGGGCTTCGCAAGATCACGCGGGCGCGCTGA
- a CDS encoding SDR family oxidoreductase: protein MGRLAEHVVLITGAARGIGRAVALACAAEGARIVAGDLEVPAATADAVRAAGQACLSVVADVSRRDQVQALVERALREFGRIDVVVSNAAVGFPERLLEITEEHWDRVLAVNLRGALFCVQAALPPMLASRRGSIVLISSIAGRRSSLVNGAHYTCSKYGLVGLTRHLATELAGTGVRVNCVCPGPVETRFVTAYTTAEERAALAQRTPLRSLATPEDVAEVVTFLAGSGARHMHGAIVDVNGGLY, encoded by the coding sequence GTGGGCCGGTTGGCCGAGCACGTTGTCTTGATCACCGGGGCGGCGCGCGGTATTGGCCGGGCCGTGGCCCTGGCGTGCGCCGCGGAGGGCGCCCGCATCGTCGCCGGCGACCTGGAAGTGCCGGCGGCCACCGCCGACGCGGTGCGCGCTGCTGGGCAGGCCTGCCTGTCCGTGGTTGCGGACGTCTCGCGGCGGGATCAGGTGCAGGCGCTCGTCGAGCGGGCGCTCCGCGAGTTCGGGCGGATCGATGTCGTCGTGTCAAACGCGGCCGTGGGATTTCCCGAACGGCTGCTCGAGATCACCGAGGAGCACTGGGACCGCGTGCTCGCGGTCAACCTCAGGGGCGCCCTGTTCTGTGTGCAGGCGGCGCTGCCGCCGATGCTGGCGTCCCGGCGTGGCTCGATTGTTTTGATCTCTTCGATCGCCGGTCGGCGATCGAGCCTCGTCAACGGCGCGCACTACACCTGCTCCAAGTACGGGCTGGTGGGGCTCACCCGCCACCTCGCGACCGAACTCGCCGGTACCGGGGTCCGGGTCAACTGCGTCTGCCCGGGACCAGTCGAGACCCGTTTCGTCACCGCGTACACGACCGCGGAAGAGCGCGCGGCGCTGGCGCAGCGGACCCCGCTCCGGAGCCTGGCCACGCCGGAGGACGTCGCGGAGGTGGTGACGTTCCTTGCGGGATCTGGGGCGCGGCACATGCACGGCGCCATCGTGGATGTGAACGGCGGCCTCTACTAG
- a CDS encoding metallophosphoesterase produces the protein MRILACADLHGRPDRIARVRALVSEHAPAVVLLPGDLTHGGRGEEALGLLEILPVPVLAVPGNMDGPRAVAEIVGRGALAGGTPVEIAGVTFGGPHATSRCDVLVTHEPPAGTLDVAYSGQHIGTRAVLDLVMQLRPRVLTCGHVHEAAGIERLGETLVINCTMGDGKTAGALIELGPEDTSARLLTDA, from the coding sequence ATGCGGATCCTCGCCTGCGCAGACCTCCACGGCCGCCCCGACCGGATCGCCCGCGTGCGCGCCCTCGTGAGCGAGCACGCCCCGGCCGTCGTCCTGCTTCCCGGCGATCTCACCCACGGCGGCCGGGGCGAGGAAGCCCTCGGCCTGTTGGAGATTCTTCCGGTCCCGGTGCTCGCCGTTCCCGGCAACATGGACGGGCCCCGAGCGGTCGCCGAGATCGTCGGACGCGGGGCGCTCGCCGGAGGCACGCCCGTCGAGATCGCCGGCGTCACGTTCGGGGGACCGCACGCGACGTCACGATGCGACGTGCTCGTGACGCACGAACCTCCTGCGGGCACACTCGACGTCGCGTACTCCGGTCAGCACATCGGGACCCGGGCCGTCTTGGATCTCGTGATGCAACTCCGGCCGCGCGTGCTCACCTGCGGCCACGTGCACGAAGCCGCCGGCATCGAGCGCCTCGGCGAGACGCTCGTCATCAACTGCACGATGGGCGACGGCAAGACCGCCGGCGCGTTGATCGAGCTCGGACCCGAGGACACCTCGGCGCGGCTGCTCACCGATGCCTGA
- a CDS encoding aldehyde dehydrogenase family protein has protein sequence MKMYVGGEWIDKRQTIPVINPYDGSVVDTIPKADADDVQRALATAVRGAAVMRRLTGYERFQILRKAADLLLARTEEFARTITLEEGKIIGEARVEVARAAEILALSAEEAKRLYGEVIPLDGAPGVKTQMGFTLRVPCGVVVGISPFNFPLHLVAHKVGPALAAGNSVILKPASDTPLSGLKLTQLLLECGVPGDAIQCITGSGKDVGEALCADARVRKITFTGSRDVGERICKVAGLKKVTMELGSNSPLIIMPDADLEKVATAVAATGYANAGQVCISAQRVIPLQPIYQEFLAALKPKVTALTTGNPLDEGTRMGPMVREADAERVEAWVKEAVAAGAKLVVGGERRGAMHAPTVLADVTPEMRISKSELFGPAVAVTPAATVDDAIALANDTNYGLSAGVFTQNINSAMRFAREVEAGNIHINWGPQWRADLMPYGGLKDSGFGKEGPKYAVQEMSELKMVVIHLS, from the coding sequence ATGAAGATGTACGTGGGTGGCGAGTGGATCGACAAGCGGCAGACGATTCCCGTGATCAACCCCTACGACGGCTCGGTGGTCGATACGATTCCCAAGGCGGACGCCGATGACGTACAACGCGCGCTCGCGACCGCCGTCCGAGGCGCCGCCGTGATGCGGCGGCTGACCGGCTACGAGCGTTTCCAGATCCTCCGCAAGGCGGCGGACCTGCTGCTCGCGCGCACCGAGGAGTTCGCGCGCACGATCACGCTGGAGGAGGGCAAGATCATCGGCGAAGCCCGGGTCGAGGTGGCGCGCGCGGCCGAGATCCTCGCGCTCTCCGCCGAGGAGGCGAAGCGCCTCTACGGAGAAGTCATCCCGCTCGACGGAGCTCCCGGCGTCAAGACGCAGATGGGCTTCACCCTGCGCGTGCCGTGCGGCGTCGTGGTGGGGATCAGCCCGTTCAACTTCCCCCTGCATCTTGTGGCGCACAAGGTCGGCCCGGCGCTCGCCGCCGGCAACAGCGTTATCCTGAAGCCGGCGAGCGACACGCCGCTCAGCGGTTTGAAGCTGACCCAGCTCCTGCTGGAGTGCGGGGTGCCGGGCGATGCCATCCAGTGCATCACGGGGAGCGGCAAGGACGTCGGCGAGGCCCTGTGCGCGGACGCGCGGGTGCGAAAGATCACGTTCACCGGCAGCCGCGACGTCGGCGAACGGATCTGCAAGGTCGCGGGTCTGAAAAAGGTTACGATGGAGCTCGGGAGCAACTCGCCGCTCATCATCATGCCGGACGCCGATCTCGAGAAGGTCGCCACGGCGGTCGCGGCCACCGGGTACGCCAACGCGGGGCAGGTGTGCATCAGCGCCCAGCGCGTCATCCCGCTGCAACCCATCTATCAGGAGTTCCTCGCGGCGCTGAAGCCCAAGGTCACCGCGCTCACGACCGGCAACCCGTTGGACGAGGGGACCCGGATGGGGCCGATGGTGCGGGAGGCGGACGCGGAGCGCGTCGAGGCGTGGGTCAAGGAAGCCGTGGCGGCCGGCGCCAAGCTCGTCGTCGGCGGCGAACGTCGGGGCGCGATGCACGCGCCGACGGTCCTGGCCGATGTCACGCCGGAGATGCGGATCTCGAAGAGCGAGCTGTTCGGTCCGGCGGTGGCGGTGACGCCGGCGGCGACGGTCGATGACGCGATCGCGCTGGCCAACGACACCAACTACGGGCTGTCCGCCGGGGTGTTCACGCAGAACATCAACTCGGCGATGCGGTTCGCGCGCGAGGTGGAAGCCGGCAACATCCACATCAACTGGGGCCCCCAGTGGCGGGCGGATCTCATGCCGTACG
- a CDS encoding DUF3105 domain-containing protein, which translates to MPQTSRRERRAQRRGTPEVPAPPVRARPWAWGLLVVALIAAGGVWSWSAAHPRAAAPQAGERIPDEGYAHVPVGTVVPYRARPPASGPHYPAPAPAGVYVEGLEPGFWVHNLEHGYIVVLYKPPISDDLVTQFRAMLREFPPSKFGDVKLVFAPYVNMSHRFALLSWDWRMWLDLFDRAKVLEFYRAHVDQGREDLP; encoded by the coding sequence ATGCCGCAGACGTCTCGGCGCGAACGCCGCGCCCAGCGGCGTGGGACGCCCGAGGTGCCCGCACCGCCCGTGCGCGCGCGTCCGTGGGCCTGGGGACTCCTGGTCGTGGCGCTCATCGCAGCCGGCGGCGTATGGTCGTGGTCGGCGGCGCATCCGCGTGCGGCGGCGCCGCAGGCGGGTGAGCGCATCCCGGATGAGGGGTACGCACACGTGCCAGTCGGAACCGTCGTCCCGTACCGCGCCCGACCGCCCGCGTCCGGGCCGCACTATCCGGCGCCTGCCCCCGCGGGCGTCTACGTGGAGGGACTCGAACCCGGCTTTTGGGTTCACAACCTGGAGCACGGCTACATCGTGGTCCTGTACAAGCCGCCGATCTCGGACGATCTCGTGACGCAGTTCCGGGCGATGCTGCGGGAGTTCCCGCCGAGCAAGTTCGGGGACGTCAAGCTCGTGTTCGCCCCCTACGTGAACATGTCGCACCGGTTTGCGCTGCTGTCGTGGGACTGGCGGATGTGGCTCGACTTGTTCGACCGGGCCAAGGTGCTGGAGTTCTATCGCGCGCACGTCGATCAAGGGCGGGAAGACCTTCCGTAG
- a CDS encoding polysaccharide deacetylase, whose protein sequence is MTRHLACLTFDFDAVSNWIARGAVTPTAMSRGEFGAVGAGRILDLLKRHGIASTWFIPGHTIETYPEMCTRVHGEGHEIGNHGYLHEPPATLSAKDEEAVLVRGNEALARITGRRARGYRSPAWDLSPHTVSLLLTHGFVYDSSMMAHDCLPYRARQGDDIAPDRPVRWGTATKLVEMPVSWSLDDYPHFEYARTPNGILPGLRRGGDVLDNWVDDFRYMVQTEQWGVLTYTFHPQVTGRGHRMIVLERLIEALAALGATFVRMDAAVEEFVAREAGPPGGSA, encoded by the coding sequence CTGACGTTCGACTTCGACGCCGTGTCCAATTGGATCGCGCGGGGTGCGGTGACGCCGACGGCGATGTCGCGAGGCGAGTTTGGCGCCGTCGGCGCCGGGCGCATTCTCGATCTGCTCAAGCGCCACGGGATCGCGTCCACGTGGTTCATCCCGGGGCACACGATCGAAACCTACCCGGAGATGTGCACGCGCGTCCACGGGGAGGGGCACGAGATCGGCAACCACGGCTACCTGCACGAGCCGCCGGCGACGCTGTCGGCCAAGGACGAGGAGGCGGTGCTGGTTCGCGGGAACGAGGCGCTTGCGCGCATCACCGGCCGCAGGGCCCGCGGCTACCGGTCGCCGGCGTGGGATCTCAGTCCGCACACCGTGTCCCTTCTATTGACGCACGGGTTTGTGTACGACAGCAGCATGATGGCGCACGACTGCCTGCCGTACCGGGCGCGCCAGGGGGACGATATCGCACCCGACCGGCCGGTCCGCTGGGGGACCGCCACGAAGCTCGTCGAGATGCCGGTGAGCTGGTCGCTCGACGACTACCCGCACTTCGAGTACGCGCGCACCCCGAACGGGATCCTCCCGGGGCTCCGGCGAGGCGGCGACGTGCTCGACAACTGGGTGGACGACTTCCGGTACATGGTCCAGACCGAGCAATGGGGCGTGCTGACGTACACGTTCCATCCACAGGTCACGGGACGCGGGCACCGCATGATCGTCCTAGAGCGGCTGATCGAGGCGCTCGCCGCGCTGGGAGCGACCTTTGTCCGGATGGACGCGGCGGTGGAGGAGTTCGTCGCGCGAGAGGCAGGGCCGCCGGGCGGGTCGGCCTGA